A genomic segment from Nocardiopsis sp. Huas11 encodes:
- the glnA gene encoding type I glutamate--ammonia ligase, which yields MFSSISEVLDFIRDEDVKFLDVRFTDLFGGVNHVTLPIENVDESTFKDGQMFDGSSIRGFQAIHESDMLLLPDLSTGVVDPFRKHKTLNMTFFVHDPLTLESYSRDPRNVARKAEAYLASSGVADTAFFGPEAEFYIFDDVKFETRSNTGFYEIDSIEGAWNTGSALEGGNRGYRPRYKGGYFPVEPVDHYSDLRSDMVRTLIDSGVEVELQHHEVGTAGQAEIGIRFGTLLQQADKVQLYKYIVKNVANAAGKTATFMPKPLFGDNGSGMHCHQSLWKDGEPLFFDESGYGQLSDTARYYIGGLLKHASALLAFTNPTVNSYHRLVPGYEAPINLVYSQRNRSACIRLPLTGSNPKAKRIEFRVPDPSANPYLAFSAMMMAGLDGIKHKIEPPEPIDKDLYELPPAEAQAIKTVPASLDAALEALEADHEFLLEGGVFTKDLLETYIDFKRTEEIDSLRLRPHPREFELYYDI from the coding sequence TTGTTCAGCAGCATCAGCGAGGTGCTCGACTTTATCCGCGACGAGGACGTCAAGTTCCTCGACGTCCGCTTCACGGACCTGTTCGGGGGCGTGAACCACGTCACCCTCCCGATCGAGAACGTCGACGAGTCGACGTTCAAGGACGGCCAGATGTTCGACGGCTCGTCGATCCGCGGCTTCCAGGCCATCCACGAGTCCGACATGCTGCTGCTCCCCGACCTGAGCACCGGTGTCGTGGACCCGTTCCGCAAGCACAAGACGCTGAACATGACGTTCTTCGTCCACGACCCGCTCACGCTGGAGTCCTACAGCCGCGACCCCCGCAACGTCGCGCGCAAGGCCGAGGCCTACCTCGCCAGCTCCGGCGTCGCCGACACCGCGTTCTTCGGCCCCGAGGCCGAGTTCTACATCTTCGACGACGTCAAGTTCGAGACCCGCTCGAACACCGGCTTCTACGAGATCGACTCCATCGAGGGCGCCTGGAACACCGGTTCCGCGCTCGAAGGCGGCAACCGCGGCTACCGTCCGCGCTACAAGGGCGGCTACTTCCCCGTCGAGCCGGTCGACCACTACAGCGACCTGCGCTCCGACATGGTCCGCACCCTCATCGACTCCGGTGTCGAGGTCGAGCTCCAGCACCACGAGGTCGGCACCGCCGGCCAGGCCGAGATCGGCATCCGGTTCGGCACCCTGCTCCAGCAGGCCGACAAGGTGCAGCTGTACAAGTACATCGTCAAGAACGTCGCGAACGCGGCGGGCAAGACGGCGACCTTCATGCCCAAGCCGCTCTTCGGGGACAACGGCTCGGGCATGCACTGCCACCAGAGCCTGTGGAAGGACGGCGAGCCGCTCTTCTTCGACGAGTCCGGCTACGGCCAGCTCTCCGACACGGCCCGCTACTACATCGGCGGCCTGCTCAAGCACGCCTCCGCGCTGCTGGCCTTCACCAACCCCACGGTGAACTCCTACCACCGCCTGGTGCCCGGCTACGAGGCCCCGATCAACCTGGTCTACAGCCAGCGCAACCGCTCGGCCTGCATCCGCCTGCCGCTGACCGGGTCGAACCCGAAGGCCAAGCGCATCGAGTTCCGCGTGCCGGACCCCTCGGCCAACCCGTACCTGGCCTTCTCGGCCATGATGATGGCGGGCCTGGACGGCATCAAGCACAAGATCGAGCCGCCGGAGCCGATCGACAAGGACCTGTACGAGCTTCCCCCGGCGGAGGCCCAGGCCATCAAGACCGTTCCGGCGTCCCTGGACGCGGCGCTGGAGGCCCTGGAGGCCGACCACGAGTTCCTGCTCGAGGGCGGCGTCTTCACCAAGGACCTCCTGGAGACCTACATCGACTTCAAGCGCACGGAGGAGATCGACTCCCTGCGTCTGCGTCCGCACCCGCGCGAGTTCGAGCTCTACTACGACATCTAG
- a CDS encoding AAA family ATPase has protein sequence MVSMPQLVQTCPVFVGRERPLRILGEYAERARTETSGMVLVGGDAGVGKSRLVGEFTAAPLQGAVYVGGCLQLGVDGLSYAPFTAVLRQFLRERGREAFEAAAPGGVGEFARLLPELGEAPEDRRENRGILFEQVLRLFTQAAQDAPLTVVLEDLHWADGATRDLLVFLVRNLDLPGILIIGTYRSDDLHRNHPLRRLLPELERAPNVLGLRLEPLTREEVGRQAAAIRGAELPPEKLDALYRRTDGIPLFVESLAADDSCTTGENPDVPEHFRDLLLEPLHRFDDTALAVLRVASVGAVSESIEHEILYHAAALPEHELEGALHTLVDANVLRAGRTDYRFRHALLRDAVHEDILPGPHSRLHLRFAQLIDEYPDAVPADRRAAEQAHHFLAAQDLPSALQAAWWAAVRAGDTLAFSEELDMLERVLDLWDRVPDAERRVEGRTWAQVVSAAASAALEAGRSKRARELTDEALASLADDAEDDHTLAVRAELLRRRGQARAQMLKGGGVEDLVRALELHPPHMPGYGQLLSILAKTSLLYRLDREPSPDQLQLRELAERGLTGRRLAEAAVEVSASGRGGDVCAAADARITLGGISMAEGDVDTGRPLFLEGIARSRLTNDPNLEARGVGNMAHFLREQGRHEEGLVILEDALERHRALGWASVHSHFNHQNRAEIHFELGDLATAREIVESVLRTRPSEKQRVYIASVLMRVAVAQGDTATALAWVRPMLDQEILRAHRMNIVQLAALGIMDTRLAEDRLDGALELARRLLEELELEAAPGYSWPMADLTSEAVRRASAPGRAPETVEHAARVRALTLKVTDQMPAHGPVQAAHHAAVTARTAQAEGADGPALLEHWSAAVRAWEHTPLRLHLAEARLRAAEAAVAADERERAAEWARQVFETASACGAAPLAGSAADLARRLGVGLGEDAAPPPSPAGLTARELEVTRLLASGSTNAQIAAELFISPKTASVHVSNILAKLKVANRAAAGARARELGLV, from the coding sequence ATGGTTTCTATGCCCCAACTTGTGCAGACCTGTCCCGTCTTCGTCGGGCGCGAGCGACCGCTGCGGATCCTGGGCGAGTACGCCGAGCGCGCGCGCACGGAGACGTCCGGGATGGTCCTGGTCGGCGGGGACGCGGGGGTCGGCAAGAGCCGCCTGGTGGGCGAGTTCACCGCGGCGCCGCTCCAGGGCGCGGTCTACGTCGGCGGCTGCCTCCAGCTGGGGGTGGACGGGCTCTCCTACGCCCCCTTCACCGCGGTGCTGCGCCAGTTCCTGCGCGAGCGCGGACGGGAGGCGTTCGAGGCCGCGGCCCCCGGCGGGGTCGGCGAGTTCGCCCGCCTGCTGCCCGAGCTGGGCGAGGCGCCCGAGGACCGCAGGGAGAACCGGGGCATCCTCTTCGAGCAGGTGCTGCGGCTGTTCACCCAGGCCGCGCAGGACGCGCCGCTGACCGTGGTCCTGGAGGACCTGCACTGGGCGGACGGCGCCACCCGCGACCTCCTGGTGTTCCTGGTGCGCAACCTGGACCTGCCCGGGATACTGATCATCGGCACCTACCGCAGCGACGACCTGCACCGCAACCACCCGCTGCGGCGGCTGCTCCCCGAACTGGAGCGCGCCCCCAACGTGCTCGGGCTGCGCCTGGAGCCCCTCACCCGCGAGGAGGTGGGCCGCCAGGCCGCGGCCATCCGGGGCGCGGAGCTGCCGCCGGAGAAGCTGGACGCGCTCTACCGCCGTACCGACGGCATCCCCCTGTTCGTGGAGTCCCTGGCGGCGGACGACTCCTGCACCACCGGTGAGAACCCCGACGTGCCGGAGCACTTCCGCGACCTGCTGCTGGAACCGCTGCACCGCTTCGACGACACCGCGCTGGCGGTCCTGCGGGTGGCGTCGGTGGGCGCGGTCTCCGAGAGCATCGAGCACGAGATCCTCTACCACGCGGCGGCTCTGCCCGAACACGAGCTGGAAGGGGCCCTGCACACCCTGGTCGACGCCAACGTACTGCGGGCGGGCCGCACCGACTACCGGTTCCGCCACGCCCTGCTGCGCGACGCCGTGCACGAGGACATCCTGCCGGGCCCGCACTCGCGGCTGCACCTGCGCTTCGCCCAGCTCATCGACGAGTACCCCGACGCCGTCCCCGCCGACCGGCGCGCGGCCGAGCAGGCGCACCACTTCCTGGCGGCGCAGGACCTGCCGAGCGCCCTCCAGGCCGCGTGGTGGGCGGCGGTGCGCGCCGGCGACACCCTGGCCTTCAGCGAGGAGCTGGACATGCTGGAGCGGGTGCTGGACCTGTGGGACCGGGTCCCCGACGCCGAGCGACGGGTCGAGGGGCGCACGTGGGCACAGGTGGTCAGCGCGGCCGCCTCGGCCGCGCTGGAGGCGGGCCGGTCCAAGCGGGCCCGGGAACTGACCGACGAGGCCCTGGCCAGCCTGGCGGACGACGCCGAGGACGACCACACCCTCGCGGTGCGCGCCGAACTGCTGCGCCGACGCGGCCAGGCACGCGCCCAGATGCTCAAGGGCGGCGGCGTCGAGGACCTGGTGCGCGCCCTGGAACTGCATCCGCCGCACATGCCCGGGTACGGCCAGTTGCTGTCGATCCTGGCCAAGACGAGCCTGCTCTACCGCTTGGACCGCGAGCCCTCGCCGGACCAGCTCCAGCTGAGGGAACTGGCCGAGCGCGGGCTGACGGGACGGCGGCTGGCGGAGGCGGCCGTGGAGGTCTCCGCCTCCGGTCGCGGGGGCGACGTGTGCGCCGCCGCCGACGCCCGGATCACCCTGGGCGGCATCAGCATGGCCGAGGGCGACGTGGATACCGGGCGCCCCCTGTTCCTGGAGGGCATCGCGCGCTCGCGCCTGACCAACGATCCGAACCTGGAGGCACGCGGGGTCGGCAACATGGCGCACTTCCTGCGTGAGCAGGGCCGGCACGAAGAGGGCCTGGTGATCCTGGAGGACGCCCTGGAGCGGCACCGGGCCCTGGGGTGGGCGTCCGTGCACAGCCACTTCAACCACCAGAACCGCGCCGAGATCCACTTCGAGCTGGGAGACCTGGCCACCGCGCGCGAGATCGTGGAGTCGGTCCTGCGCACCCGCCCCTCCGAGAAGCAGCGCGTCTACATCGCGAGCGTGCTGATGCGGGTCGCCGTGGCCCAGGGCGACACCGCCACCGCTCTGGCGTGGGTCCGGCCCATGCTGGACCAGGAGATCCTGCGCGCGCACCGGATGAACATCGTGCAGTTGGCCGCCCTCGGCATCATGGACACGCGGCTGGCCGAGGACCGGCTGGACGGCGCGCTGGAGCTGGCCCGGCGGTTGCTGGAGGAGCTGGAGCTGGAGGCCGCGCCGGGGTACTCCTGGCCGATGGCCGACCTGACGTCGGAGGCCGTCCGGCGCGCGTCCGCCCCCGGGCGGGCTCCGGAGACGGTCGAGCACGCGGCACGGGTACGCGCGCTCACCCTCAAGGTCACCGACCAGATGCCGGCCCACGGCCCCGTCCAGGCGGCGCACCACGCCGCCGTCACGGCGCGCACCGCGCAGGCGGAGGGCGCGGACGGCCCCGCCCTGCTGGAGCACTGGTCGGCGGCGGTGCGCGCCTGGGAGCACACGCCCCTGCGCCTGCACCTGGCCGAGGCGCGCCTGCGGGCGGCGGAGGCGGCGGTCGCGGCGGACGAGCGGGAGCGGGCCGCGGAGTGGGCCCGGCAGGTGTTCGAGACGGCCTCCGCGTGCGGGGCGGCGCCGTTGGCGGGTTCGGCCGCCGACCTGGCGCGCCGGTTGGGCGTCGGGCTGGGCGAGGACGCGGCGCCGCCGCCGTCCCCGGCGGGGTTGACCGCACGGGAACTGGAGGTCACCCGCCTGCTGGCGTCGGGGAGCACGAACGCCCAGATCGCGGCGGAGCTGTTCATCAGCCCCAAGACCGCGAGCGTGCACGTGTCCAACATCCTGGCGAAGCTGAAGGTCGCCAACCGCGCCGCCGCCGGAGCGCGCGCCCGCGAACTCGGCCTGGTCTGA
- a CDS encoding carbohydrate-binding module family 20 domain-containing protein, with product MRGLPRPERVPAFNAGAGTWNLTATTALPDGVYENAAGSGSATVSGGRVTVDVPAEGALALHVDGVCADPAECDGDGDGDGDGDSAQVSARVETSYGQEVHIVGNTGALGSWHPASGVRLSTDESTYPQWTGEAAIGPDDEWKLVKIDGSGAVEWETGDNRVGPDPAPVWRG from the coding sequence GTGCGAGGACTTCCTCGGCCCGAACGGGTTCCCGCCTTCAACGCCGGCGCGGGCACCTGGAACCTGACCGCCACCACGGCCCTGCCCGACGGCGTGTACGAGAACGCGGCGGGCAGCGGCTCGGCCACCGTCTCCGGCGGCCGGGTCACGGTGGACGTCCCGGCCGAGGGCGCCTTGGCCCTCCATGTCGACGGCGTCTGCGCCGACCCCGCCGAGTGCGACGGCGATGGTGACGGTGACGGTGACGGGGACTCCGCCCAGGTGTCCGCCCGGGTCGAGACCTCCTACGGCCAGGAGGTCCACATCGTCGGGAACACCGGCGCGCTCGGCTCCTGGCACCCCGCCTCCGGCGTGCGGCTCTCGACCGACGAGAGCACCTACCCGCAGTGGACCGGCGAGGCCGCCATCGGACCCGACGACGAGTGGAAGCTCGTCAAGATCGACGGCTCCGGCGCCGTCGAGTGGGAGACGGGCGACAACCGCGTCGGCCCCGACCCCGCACCGGTCTGGCGCGGCTGA
- a CDS encoding bifunctional [glutamine synthetase] adenylyltransferase/[glutamine synthetase]-adenylyl-L-tyrosine phosphorylase translates to MTAGALARRGFSDSTRALRLMTGAGLDAGADTDVISDLAAAPDPDQALLGLIRVLESSAEPEEMLAVLREDPDLRARLCRVLGASTALTDHLVRHPGDWRELRGADAARSPEPEELRHGLMHTVGADPNARAPKADPVVADDGSLHSLKHTLRVAYRRRVLRLAGRDLTGLCTVDQVAAELADLAAATLDAALAVARAEFPEDADRCRLAVIAMGKCGGRELNYVSDVDVVFVAEPTEEPDGDRPVDDQAAMRSATRLATAMMRIPSETDAEGTLWEVDPALRPEGKNGPLVRPLSGHVAYYERWAKTWEFQALLKARPVAGDMELGRAYEEAIAPMVWGATERTNFVEDVQAMRRRVVAHIPVAHTEHELKLGPGGLRDIEFSVQLLQLVHGRTDDRLRSGNTLDALAALSRHGYVGRGDAEGLAEAYRFLRRVEHLLQLERLRRTHLMPDPASPDGPHQLRRLGRSLGYTADPVRELTEARRRVSSEVRRLHEKLFYRPLLNAVAKLPSEEARLTPEQARVRLEALGFVDPAGALRHLESLTSGVSRRAAIQRTLLPVMLGWFSDAPDPDAGLLGFRQVSDALGTTPWYLRLLRDDVRVAERMAWLLGTSRYVTELLLRAPEAVAMLGDDTDLARRRPEVLAAEAEAALRRYDTDEESVAAVRALRRRELLRTAVADLLEVSSVQEVGSALTDIAAVTIEAALRLAYNRVVAASGDEPLTRVCVIAMGRFGGGELTYASDADVMYVHDPLPGVETGAATKQAMEVVRELARLLEMPAAEPPLKVDTDLRPEGRSGPVVRTLDSYAAYYGRWSQVWESQALLRARPIAGDPQLRRAFTELIDPIRYPAGGIDPASVLEIRKLKARMEAERLPRGADPTLHTKLGRGGLSDVEWVAQLVQLRHAHEHPDLRTTGTLEALDVAVAHGMLAADDGVVLEQAWRLASRVRGMVMLVRGRPGDSLPTDLRVRSALAEAMGCRSGEDENDVWEGASEQLTETYLRTTRRARAVMERVFYDG, encoded by the coding sequence ATGACCGCAGGCGCACTCGCCAGGCGCGGCTTCAGTGACAGCACCCGGGCCCTGCGCCTGATGACCGGGGCCGGACTGGACGCGGGGGCCGACACCGACGTCATCAGCGACCTCGCGGCGGCCCCCGACCCCGACCAGGCCCTGCTCGGGCTGATCCGGGTCCTGGAGTCCTCCGCCGAGCCCGAGGAGATGCTCGCGGTGCTACGCGAGGATCCGGACCTGCGGGCGCGGCTGTGCCGGGTGCTGGGGGCCAGCACCGCGCTGACCGACCACCTCGTCCGCCACCCCGGGGACTGGCGGGAGCTGCGCGGAGCCGACGCCGCCCGCTCCCCCGAACCCGAGGAGCTGCGGCACGGGCTGATGCACACCGTGGGCGCCGACCCCAACGCCCGGGCTCCGAAGGCCGACCCCGTCGTGGCCGACGACGGGTCGCTGCACTCCCTCAAGCACACCCTGCGCGTGGCCTACCGGCGGCGCGTCCTGCGCCTGGCCGGTCGCGATCTGACGGGGCTGTGCACGGTCGACCAGGTCGCCGCCGAGCTCGCCGACCTGGCCGCCGCCACCCTGGACGCGGCGCTGGCGGTGGCGCGCGCCGAGTTCCCCGAGGACGCCGACCGCTGCCGTCTGGCCGTCATCGCCATGGGCAAGTGCGGCGGCCGGGAGCTCAACTACGTCAGCGACGTGGACGTGGTGTTCGTGGCCGAGCCCACCGAGGAACCCGACGGCGACCGTCCGGTGGACGACCAGGCGGCGATGCGCTCGGCCACCCGCCTGGCCACGGCGATGATGCGGATCCCCTCCGAGACCGACGCCGAGGGCACCCTGTGGGAGGTGGACCCGGCGCTGCGGCCCGAGGGCAAGAACGGACCGCTGGTGCGGCCGCTGTCGGGGCACGTGGCCTACTACGAGCGCTGGGCCAAGACCTGGGAGTTCCAGGCGCTGCTCAAGGCCCGGCCCGTCGCCGGGGACATGGAGCTGGGCCGCGCCTACGAGGAGGCGATCGCCCCGATGGTGTGGGGCGCCACCGAGCGCACCAACTTCGTCGAGGACGTGCAGGCGATGCGCCGCCGCGTGGTGGCGCACATCCCGGTCGCGCACACCGAGCACGAGCTGAAGCTCGGCCCGGGCGGTCTGCGCGACATCGAGTTCTCCGTCCAGCTGCTCCAGCTCGTGCACGGGCGCACCGACGACCGGCTGCGCTCGGGCAACACCCTCGACGCGCTGGCCGCGCTCTCCCGGCACGGGTACGTGGGCCGCGGCGACGCGGAGGGGCTGGCCGAGGCCTACCGGTTCCTGCGCCGGGTCGAGCACCTGCTGCAACTGGAGCGGCTGCGCCGGACCCACCTGATGCCCGACCCGGCCAGCCCCGACGGCCCGCACCAGCTGCGCCGGCTGGGGCGGTCGCTGGGCTACACGGCCGACCCGGTGCGGGAGCTGACCGAGGCGCGTCGCCGGGTCTCCTCGGAGGTGCGGCGCCTGCACGAGAAGCTGTTCTACCGGCCGCTGCTCAACGCGGTGGCCAAGCTGCCGAGCGAGGAGGCGCGGCTCACCCCCGAGCAGGCCCGGGTGCGCCTGGAGGCGCTGGGGTTCGTCGATCCCGCCGGGGCGCTGCGCCACCTGGAGTCGTTGACCTCGGGGGTCTCGCGGCGCGCGGCGATCCAGCGCACCCTGCTGCCGGTCATGCTGGGCTGGTTCTCCGACGCGCCCGATCCCGACGCGGGGCTGCTCGGGTTCCGGCAGGTGAGCGATGCCCTGGGCACGACGCCGTGGTACCTGCGGCTGCTCCGCGACGACGTGCGGGTGGCCGAGCGGATGGCCTGGCTGCTGGGCACGAGCCGGTACGTGACGGAGCTGTTGCTGCGGGCCCCGGAGGCGGTGGCGATGCTCGGCGACGACACCGACCTCGCGCGTCGCAGGCCCGAGGTACTGGCCGCCGAGGCCGAAGCGGCGCTGCGCCGCTATGACACGGACGAGGAGTCGGTGGCGGCGGTGCGGGCCCTGCGTCGCCGCGAGCTGCTGCGCACCGCGGTCGCGGACCTGTTGGAGGTGTCCTCGGTCCAGGAGGTGGGCTCGGCGCTCACCGACATCGCGGCGGTGACCATCGAGGCGGCGCTGCGACTGGCCTACAACCGGGTGGTAGCGGCCTCGGGCGACGAGCCGCTGACCCGGGTGTGCGTGATCGCCATGGGCCGCTTCGGCGGCGGTGAGCTGACCTACGCCAGCGACGCGGACGTGATGTACGTGCACGATCCCCTGCCGGGGGTGGAGACGGGCGCGGCCACCAAGCAGGCGATGGAGGTGGTGCGCGAGCTGGCGCGGCTGCTGGAGATGCCGGCCGCCGAGCCTCCGTTGAAGGTGGACACCGACCTGCGCCCGGAGGGACGCAGCGGGCCGGTGGTGCGCACGCTGGACTCCTACGCCGCCTACTACGGCCGCTGGTCGCAGGTGTGGGAGAGCCAGGCGCTGCTGCGCGCCCGACCGATCGCCGGAGACCCGCAGCTGCGCCGGGCCTTCACCGAGCTCATCGACCCGATCCGCTATCCGGCGGGTGGGATCGATCCGGCCTCCGTGCTGGAGATCCGCAAGCTCAAGGCGCGGATGGAGGCCGAACGGCTGCCGCGCGGGGCCGACCCGACGCTGCACACGAAGCTGGGCCGCGGCGGCCTGTCGGACGTGGAGTGGGTCGCGCAGCTGGTGCAGCTGCGCCACGCCCACGAGCACCCGGACCTGCGCACGACGGGCACGTTGGAGGCCCTGGACGTGGCGGTGGCGCACGGGATGCTGGCCGCCGACGACGGTGTGGTGCTGGAACAGGCCTGGCGGCTGGCCTCGCGGGTGCGCGGGATGGTCATGCTGGTGCGCGGGCGGCCCGGGGACTCGCTGCCCACGGACCTGCGGGTGCGTTCGGCGCTGGCCGAGGCGATGGGCTGCCGCAGCGGTGAGGACGAGAACGACGTGTGGGAGGGCGCCTCGGAGCAGTTGACCGAGACCTACCTGCGCACGACCCGTCGGGCCCGCGCGGTGATGGAGCGCGTGTTCTACGACGGCTGA
- a CDS encoding LuxR family transcriptional regulator, translating into MDGMPFLAETSPLFVGRTDQLRLLDEHAVRARAEASGAVIIGGDAGVGKTRLVAEFTATRPAGTVFAGGCLELGVDGLAYAPFTAVLRQFLRERGREAFEAAAPGGIGEFARLLPELGALPQSGHEARGLLFEQVLRLFQAAAGDEGVTLVLEDLHWADGATRDLLVYLVRNLDLPGVQIIATYRADDLHRAHPLRRLLPELERLPEVTRMDLAPLTRDQVAEQARAIAGRPLPTDRLDDLYLRSDGIPLFVEALAAGADAPEAPGADVDAVPDHFRELLLGPLHRLDETAVTVLRVAAVGSVSDVIEHATLARAAELPESDLDRALHALVDTNLLRMSGAGYRFRHALLREAVHDGLLPGPHARLHLRFAQLIDAYPDAVPADRRAAEQAHHFQAAHDLPSALQAAWRAAVRAGEVLARSEELAMLERVLGLWDRVPDAAERTGGRSRSEILSAGAVAALETGRPRRAWEMCDEGLAALPGDPGTEDDRALAVRATLLRCRGQARSQCVDEGAVDDLAEALRLHPPHMPGYGLMLSILAREIMFRPRGQTRLGASAADLAERAHRVAEQTGDHMAAAAALVTRGSVLMSRGEMARGRAIVERSIALSREIGDPLMEARGVGNIAHFLREQGEHRESLELLDSAMAEHSRRGLASVHNSFHYQNTAEAHFELGHLATVREIVEGALDRSPSPVHRMFLLVDWTRATLAQGDLAAARSGSSHDDMAGARSGLARLDRGDVLSVERLDQAQQAAAAWLDLLLAEGDVAGAHEYALIALSRLELADSPGYGWVLLELAARCERLSTALAGPGNGGASAEGEASLRERIEDCLAGVPVFGPVQSAQRATVRAHLAEGVADPAKVYAAWSEAVSGWERTPLVLSLTGARLRAAEAAAAVGDRSAVREWVRLAHAAAAEHGAVPLRRTAEDLARRASVPLGGEGGAFVPPVAPAGLTARELEVLRLLSTGGTNAQIAAELFISPKTASVHVSNILAKLKVANRAAAGARARELGLA; encoded by the coding sequence ATGGACGGCATGCCCTTCCTCGCCGAGACCAGCCCGCTGTTCGTCGGCCGGACGGATCAGCTGCGGCTGCTCGACGAGCACGCCGTCCGAGCCCGCGCCGAGGCCTCGGGAGCGGTGATCATCGGCGGCGACGCCGGTGTCGGCAAGACCCGCCTGGTCGCGGAGTTCACCGCGACCAGGCCCGCCGGGACCGTGTTCGCCGGGGGCTGTCTGGAGCTGGGTGTGGACGGCCTCGCCTACGCCCCCTTCACCGCGGTGCTGCGCCAGTTCCTGCGCGAGCGCGGCCGGGAGGCGTTCGAGGCCGCGGCGCCCGGCGGCATCGGCGAGTTCGCCCGGCTCCTGCCCGAGCTCGGCGCGCTGCCCCAGAGCGGCCATGAGGCGCGCGGGCTGCTGTTCGAGCAGGTCCTGCGGCTGTTCCAGGCCGCCGCGGGCGACGAGGGCGTCACGCTCGTGCTGGAGGACCTGCACTGGGCGGACGGCGCCACCCGCGACCTCCTGGTGTACCTGGTGCGCAACCTGGACCTGCCCGGCGTGCAGATCATCGCCACCTATCGCGCCGACGACCTGCATCGCGCCCACCCGCTGCGCCGCCTGCTGCCCGAGCTGGAGCGGCTGCCCGAGGTCACCCGGATGGACCTGGCGCCGCTCACCCGCGACCAGGTCGCCGAGCAGGCGCGCGCCATCGCCGGGCGCCCGCTGCCCACGGACCGGTTGGACGACCTCTACCTGCGCAGCGACGGCATCCCCCTGTTCGTCGAGGCCCTGGCCGCCGGCGCCGACGCCCCCGAGGCACCCGGCGCCGACGTCGACGCCGTGCCCGACCACTTCCGCGAGCTGCTGCTCGGCCCCCTGCACCGGCTGGACGAGACCGCCGTGACCGTCCTGCGCGTGGCCGCGGTCGGCTCGGTGTCCGACGTGATCGAGCACGCGACCCTCGCCCGCGCCGCCGAGCTGCCCGAATCCGACCTGGACCGCGCGCTGCACGCCCTGGTCGACACCAACCTGCTCCGGATGAGCGGCGCGGGCTACCGCTTCCGCCACGCGCTGCTGCGCGAGGCCGTCCACGACGGCCTGCTCCCCGGACCGCACGCACGCCTGCACCTGCGCTTCGCACAGCTCATCGACGCGTACCCCGACGCCGTCCCCGCCGACCGGCGCGCCGCCGAACAGGCGCATCACTTCCAGGCCGCGCACGACCTGCCCAGCGCGCTCCAGGCCGCTTGGCGGGCGGCCGTCCGCGCCGGAGAGGTCCTGGCCCGCAGCGAGGAACTGGCCATGCTGGAGCGCGTCCTGGGCCTGTGGGACCGGGTTCCCGACGCCGCCGAGCGCACCGGCGGCCGGAGCCGGTCCGAGATCCTCTCGGCGGGCGCCGTCGCGGCCCTGGAGACGGGTCGGCCGCGTCGTGCCTGGGAGATGTGCGACGAGGGCCTGGCCGCGCTGCCGGGAGATCCCGGGACCGAGGACGACCGCGCTCTCGCGGTCCGCGCGACGCTGCTGCGCTGCCGGGGGCAGGCGCGCTCGCAGTGCGTGGACGAGGGCGCCGTGGACGACCTGGCCGAGGCCCTGCGGCTACATCCGCCGCACATGCCCGGTTACGGGCTGATGCTGTCGATCCTGGCCAGGGAGATCATGTTCCGGCCCCGCGGGCAGACCCGCCTGGGCGCGTCCGCCGCGGACCTGGCCGAGCGGGCGCACCGCGTCGCCGAGCAGACCGGGGACCATATGGCGGCCGCCGCCGCGCTCGTCACCCGCGGTTCGGTGCTCATGTCCCGGGGCGAGATGGCGCGGGGCCGGGCGATCGTGGAGCGCTCGATCGCGCTCTCGCGGGAGATCGGCGACCCCCTGATGGAGGCCCGGGGCGTGGGCAACATCGCGCACTTCCTGCGCGAACAGGGTGAGCACCGGGAATCGCTGGAGCTGCTGGACAGCGCCATGGCCGAGCACAGCCGCCGGGGCCTGGCGAGCGTCCACAACAGCTTCCACTACCAGAACACCGCCGAGGCGCACTTCGAGCTGGGCCACCTGGCCACAGTGCGCGAGATCGTGGAGGGCGCGCTGGACCGCAGCCCCTCCCCCGTGCACCGCATGTTCCTCCTGGTGGACTGGACGCGGGCGACGCTGGCCCAGGGCGACCTGGCGGCCGCGCGATCGGGTTCGTCCCACGACGACATGGCGGGGGCCCGCTCGGGCCTGGCCCGACTCGACCGGGGTGACGTGCTCAGCGTGGAGCGCCTGGACCAGGCCCAGCAGGCGGCGGCCGCCTGGCTGGACCTGCTGCTGGCCGAGGGCGACGTGGCGGGGGCGCACGAGTACGCGCTGATCGCGCTGAGCCGGCTGGAGTTGGCCGACTCCCCCGGCTACGGATGGGTCCTGTTGGAACTGGCGGCCCGGTGCGAGCGGCTGTCGACGGCGCTCGCCGGCCCCGGGAACGGCGGCGCGAGTGCCGAAGGCGAGGCCTCCCTGCGTGAGCGGATCGAGGACTGCCTCGCGGGCGTGCCCGTCTTCGGACCGGTGCAGTCGGCCCAGCGGGCGACGGTCCGCGCCCACCTCGCCGAGGGCGTCGCGGACCCGGCGAAGGTGTACGCGGCCTGGTCGGAGGCCGTGTCGGGCTGGGAGCGCACGCCCCTGGTGCTCTCCCTGACCGGTGCGCGACTGCGGGCCGCGGAGGCCGCCGCGGCGGTGGGCGACCGCTCGGCGGTACGGGAGTGGGTCCGACTCGCGCACGCGGCGGCGGCCGAGCACGGCGCGGTGCCGCTCCGGCGCACGGCCGAGGACCTGGCCCGGCGGGCGTCGGTGCCGCTGGGAGGCGAGGGCGGCGCGTTCGTCCCGCCCGTCGCCCCGGCCGGGCTGACCGCGCGTGAGCTGGAGGTCCTGCGCCTGCTCTCGACCGGCGGCACGAACGCGCAGATCGCGGCGGAGCTGTTCATCAGCCCCAAGACCGCGAGCGTGCACGTGTCCAACATCCTGGCGAAGCTGAAGGTCGCCAACCGCGCCGCCGCCGGAGCGCGCGCCCGCGAACTCGGCCTGGCCTGA